In Massilia violaceinigra, one DNA window encodes the following:
- the rpsO gene encoding 30S ribosomal protein S15: protein MTVENINKAAIIADNARAQNDTGSPEVQVALLTARINELNGHFKAHAKDHHSRRGLIMMVNRRKSLLSYLKSKDATRYRDLIAKLGLRK, encoded by the coding sequence ATGACCGTAGAAAACATCAACAAAGCCGCGATCATCGCGGACAACGCCCGTGCGCAAAACGACACCGGCTCCCCTGAAGTTCAGGTCGCTCTGCTGACCGCACGCATCAACGAACTGAACGGCCACTTCAAAGCTCACGCTAAAGATCACCACTCCCGCCGTGGTTTGATCATGATGGTCAACCGTCGTAAGAGCCTGCTGTCCTACCTGAAAAGCAAAGACGCAACCCGTTATCGCGATCTGATCGCTAAACTCGGCCTGCGCAAGTAA
- a CDS encoding isocitrate lyase/PEP mutase family protein has protein sequence MQVRNDVLFHALHADGLLMLSNCGDAGSARIAAAAGSKALATSSAAVAWSHGFADGSTLPRELLMASVKAILRVSSLPLTVDAEDGYSADPAEAAALVGELIDAGVVGINIEDGGGTPALLAEKIRAIRAVADARGVNLFINARTDVYLRGVDASLRVQEVLARAALYEAAGASGLFVPGITSEDDIAAVVKATPLPLNVMLREGVPAPARLAQLGARRLSAGSAISEAMFGCVDALTRQFLDSGKVAAGPYAPMGYSALNRLMTQ, from the coding sequence ATGCAAGTCCGTAATGATGTTCTGTTTCACGCGCTGCACGCCGATGGCCTGCTGATGCTGTCCAATTGCGGGGACGCCGGCAGTGCGCGCATTGCCGCGGCGGCGGGATCGAAGGCGCTGGCCACGAGCAGCGCCGCCGTCGCCTGGTCGCACGGCTTCGCCGATGGCAGCACCTTGCCGCGCGAACTGCTGATGGCGTCCGTCAAGGCGATTCTGCGGGTCAGTTCCCTGCCGCTGACGGTCGATGCGGAGGATGGCTACAGCGCCGATCCGGCCGAGGCGGCGGCGCTGGTGGGGGAACTGATCGATGCTGGTGTGGTCGGCATCAATATCGAAGATGGCGGCGGCACGCCGGCGCTGCTGGCGGAAAAGATCAGGGCGATCCGGGCAGTTGCCGACGCGCGCGGCGTGAACCTGTTCATCAATGCGCGCACCGATGTCTATTTGCGTGGCGTGGATGCGAGCCTGCGCGTGCAGGAAGTCCTTGCCCGCGCCGCCCTGTACGAAGCGGCCGGCGCCAGCGGCCTGTTCGTTCCCGGCATTACGTCCGAGGATGACATCGCGGCCGTGGTCAAGGCAACGCCCCTGCCGCTCAACGTGATGCTGCGCGAAGGCGTGCCGGCGCCGGCGCGCCTGGCGCAACTGGGTGCGCGGCGCCTGAGCGCCGGCTCGGCCATCTCGGAGGCCATGTTCGGCTGCGTCGATGCCCTGACCCGCCAATTCCTCGACAGCGGCAAGGTCGCTGCCGGGCCGTATGCGCCAATGGGCTATTCAGCGCTGAACCGGCTGATGACGCAGTAA
- a CDS encoding 2-isopropylmalate synthase, with the protein MTNSNRLIIFDTTLRDGEQSPGASMTKDEKVRIARQLERMRVDVIEAGFAAASPGDFEAIRAIASAVRESTICSLSRANDRDIARAAEALAPAERKRIHTFIATSPLHMQMKLRMEPEQVLEQAKIAIRCARQYTDDIEFSPEDGSRSDEDFLCRVLEAVIAEGATTINFPDTVGYAVPEVFGATIKRLRERIPNSDKAVWSVHCHNDLGLAVANSLAGVMIGGARQIECTINGLGERAGNTALEEVVMALRTRSDHFGLELGIDTTQIVAASKMVSQITGFAVQPNKAVVGANAFAHASGIHQDGILKARETYEIMRAEDVGWAANKIVLGKLSGRNAFKERLRELGMELESEAEVNAAFARFKELADRKSEIFDEDIMALVSDEEHAQEDEHYRFVSLSQRSETGEIPTAKVVFAIGGKEFACEGEGDGPVDATVNAIEKEAASGAELVLFSINAISNGTQSQGEVTMRLSRSGRIVNGVGSDPDIIVASAKAYLSGLNKLHSKIERVNPQQ; encoded by the coding sequence ATGACGAATTCGAATCGCCTGATCATTTTTGATACCACCCTGCGCGACGGCGAGCAATCGCCCGGCGCATCGATGACCAAGGATGAAAAGGTCCGCATTGCGCGCCAGCTGGAGCGCATGCGCGTCGACGTCATCGAGGCCGGCTTCGCGGCCGCCTCGCCGGGCGACTTCGAAGCCATTCGCGCCATTGCCAGCGCCGTGCGCGAATCGACCATCTGCTCGCTCTCGCGCGCCAACGACCGCGACATCGCGCGCGCCGCCGAAGCGCTGGCGCCGGCCGAACGCAAACGCATCCACACCTTCATCGCCACCTCGCCTCTGCACATGCAGATGAAGCTGCGCATGGAACCGGAACAGGTGCTCGAGCAGGCCAAAATCGCCATCCGCTGTGCGCGCCAGTACACCGACGACATCGAGTTTTCGCCCGAAGACGGCAGTCGTTCCGACGAAGACTTTCTGTGCCGCGTGCTCGAAGCGGTGATTGCCGAAGGCGCCACTACCATCAACTTCCCCGACACCGTCGGCTACGCCGTGCCGGAGGTGTTTGGGGCCACCATCAAACGCCTGCGCGAGCGCATCCCCAACTCCGACAAGGCCGTCTGGTCGGTCCACTGCCACAACGATCTTGGCCTGGCGGTCGCCAACTCGCTGGCCGGCGTGATGATCGGCGGCGCGCGCCAGATCGAATGCACCATCAACGGCCTGGGCGAACGCGCCGGCAACACCGCGCTCGAAGAAGTCGTGATGGCGCTGCGCACCCGCAGCGACCACTTCGGCCTGGAGTTGGGCATCGACACCACCCAGATCGTGGCGGCGTCGAAAATGGTGTCGCAGATTACCGGCTTCGCCGTGCAGCCGAATAAGGCCGTGGTGGGTGCCAACGCCTTTGCGCACGCCTCCGGCATCCACCAGGATGGTATTTTGAAGGCGCGCGAAACGTACGAGATCATGCGCGCCGAAGACGTGGGCTGGGCCGCCAACAAGATCGTGCTGGGCAAGCTCTCCGGCCGTAACGCGTTCAAGGAACGCCTGCGGGAACTGGGCATGGAGCTCGAATCCGAAGCCGAAGTCAATGCCGCCTTTGCCCGTTTCAAGGAGCTGGCGGACCGCAAGTCCGAGATCTTTGATGAAGACATCATGGCGCTCGTCTCGGACGAAGAGCACGCGCAGGAAGACGAGCATTACCGCTTCGTGTCGCTGTCGCAGCGCTCCGAAACCGGCGAAATCCCGACCGCCAAAGTGGTGTTCGCGATCGGCGGCAAGGAGTTCGCATGCGAAGGCGAGGGCGATGGCCCGGTCGACGCCACCGTCAACGCCATCGAAAAGGAAGCGGCCAGCGGCGCCGAACTGGTGCTGTTTTCGATCAATGCGATCAGCAACGGTACCCAGTCGCAGGGCGAGGTCACGATGCGCCTGTCGCGTTCGGGCCGCATCGTCAACGGCGTTGGGTCCGATCCGGATATCATCGTCGCCTCGGCCAAGGCTTACCTGTCAGGGCTGAACAAGCTGCACTCGAAGATCGAGCGCGTCAACCCGCAGCAGTAG
- the pnp gene encoding polyribonucleotide nucleotidyltransferase, with product MFNKVTKTFQYGQHQVTLETGEIARQASGAVMVSIEDTVVLATVVARKDAKPGQDFFPLTVDYVEKTYAAGKIPGGFFKREGRPSEKETLTSRLIDRPIRPLFPEGYLNEVQIIIHVLSVNPEIDPDIAAMIGASAALCVSGIPFSGPIGAARVGYANGQFILNPTTTQLKTSEMDLVVAGTETAVLMVESEAKQLSEEIMLGAVVYGHDQMKVVIDAIHELVRDGGKPEVEWTAPAKNEALIARVKELAETNINETYQIKDKVARTAKLKASFQEVYAALAADAAATGIPQPDNVDVGNVLFDIEAKVVRSQILNGEPRIDGRDTRTVRPIAIRTSILPRTHGSALFTRGETQALVVATLGTARDSQKIDALMGEYTDDFMMHYNMPPFATGETGRVGTPKRREIGHGRLAKRALIAALPNPEDFSYSVRLVSEITESNGSSSMASVCGGCLALMDAGVPMKAHVAGIAMGLIKEGGKFAVLSDILGDEDHLGDMDFKVAGTANGITALQMDIKIMGITKEIMQVALAQAKEGRQHILGEMQKAMPHVKTELSDFAPRLITIKINPEKIRDVIGKGGAVIRALTEETGTQIDISDEGIVTIASVDAAAGQEAKRRIEELTASVEVGKTYDGVVLKLLDFGAIVQVMPGKDGLLHISQIANERVNAVADYLKEGQAVRVKVLETDDRGRLKLSMKAAEGAEAAPQ from the coding sequence ATGTTTAATAAAGTTACGAAAACCTTCCAGTACGGCCAACATCAAGTTACCCTGGAAACCGGCGAAATCGCCCGTCAAGCCTCCGGCGCCGTCATGGTGTCGATCGAAGACACCGTTGTCCTGGCTACCGTGGTTGCGCGCAAAGACGCCAAGCCAGGCCAGGATTTCTTCCCGCTGACGGTCGATTACGTCGAGAAAACGTACGCAGCCGGTAAAATCCCAGGCGGTTTCTTCAAGCGCGAAGGCCGTCCTTCCGAGAAAGAAACCCTGACCAGCCGCCTGATCGACCGTCCGATCCGCCCGCTGTTCCCAGAAGGCTACCTGAACGAAGTTCAGATCATCATCCACGTGCTGTCGGTCAATCCTGAGATCGATCCGGACATCGCCGCCATGATCGGCGCTTCGGCTGCCCTGTGCGTCTCCGGCATCCCGTTCAGCGGCCCGATCGGCGCCGCGCGCGTCGGCTACGCCAACGGCCAGTTCATCCTGAACCCGACCACCACACAGCTCAAGACATCCGAGATGGACCTGGTCGTTGCCGGTACCGAAACCGCCGTGCTGATGGTCGAATCCGAAGCCAAGCAACTGTCCGAAGAAATCATGCTCGGCGCCGTGGTCTACGGCCATGACCAGATGAAAGTCGTGATCGATGCGATCCACGAACTGGTACGCGACGGCGGCAAGCCGGAAGTCGAATGGACCGCTCCCGCCAAGAACGAAGCGCTGATCGCCCGCGTCAAGGAACTGGCTGAAACGAACATCAACGAAACCTACCAGATCAAGGACAAGGTTGCCCGTACCGCCAAGCTGAAAGCATCGTTCCAGGAAGTCTACGCCGCCCTGGCCGCTGACGCTGCCGCCACCGGCATACCGCAGCCGGACAATGTCGATGTCGGCAACGTCCTGTTCGACATCGAAGCCAAAGTCGTGCGTTCGCAGATCCTCAATGGCGAGCCACGCATCGACGGCCGCGACACCCGCACCGTGCGTCCGATCGCGATCCGCACCAGCATCCTGCCACGCACCCACGGTTCGGCCCTGTTCACCCGCGGCGAAACGCAAGCGCTGGTCGTCGCTACCCTCGGCACCGCGCGCGACAGCCAGAAGATCGATGCGCTGATGGGCGAGTACACCGATGACTTCATGATGCACTACAACATGCCTCCGTTCGCCACCGGCGAAACCGGCCGTGTCGGTACCCCGAAGCGTCGCGAAATCGGCCACGGCCGCCTGGCCAAGCGCGCGCTGATCGCCGCCTTGCCCAACCCTGAAGACTTCAGCTACTCGGTGCGCCTGGTATCGGAAATCACCGAATCGAACGGTTCCTCGTCGATGGCTTCCGTCTGCGGCGGCTGCCTGGCGCTGATGGATGCCGGCGTGCCGATGAAAGCGCACGTGGCCGGTATCGCCATGGGCCTGATCAAGGAAGGCGGCAAGTTCGCCGTCCTGTCCGACATTCTGGGCGACGAAGATCACCTGGGCGACATGGACTTCAAGGTAGCCGGTACCGCCAATGGCATTACCGCGCTGCAGATGGACATCAAGATCATGGGCATCACCAAGGAAATCATGCAAGTGGCACTGGCGCAAGCCAAAGAAGGCCGCCAGCACATCCTCGGCGAAATGCAGAAAGCCATGCCGCACGTGAAAACCGAACTGTCGGATTTCGCACCGCGCCTGATCACCATCAAGATCAATCCTGAGAAAATCCGTGACGTCATCGGCAAGGGCGGCGCAGTCATTCGCGCGCTGACCGAAGAAACCGGCACCCAGATCGACATCAGCGACGAAGGTATCGTCACCATCGCGTCGGTCGACGCTGCCGCCGGCCAGGAAGCCAAGCGCCGCATCGAAGAACTGACCGCGTCGGTCGAAGTGGGCAAGACCTACGACGGCGTCGTGCTCAAGCTGCTGGACTTCGGCGCGATCGTCCAGGTCATGCCAGGCAAGGACGGCCTGCTGCACATCTCGCAGATCGCCAACGAGCGTGTGAACGCGGTTGCCGACTACCTGAAAGAAGGCCAGGCAGTGCGCGTCAAGGTCCTCGAGACCGACGACCGCGGCCGCCTCAAGCTGTCGATGAAAGCTGCTGAAGGCGCGGAAGCGGCTCCTCAGTAA
- a CDS encoding glycosyl hydrolase family 18 protein, with protein sequence MPWTKAVNTAVAADAWNCLVSVMPDCTPEQARRHALLDPTIAYFFHCREPMLVSNPAWPSPRQLNAGDCAFFTGTPSPGSAPQADAYTKTGMSIAYVNHLSPENLLKVLCYVDTDGNAAVDVVCIFAANLNATLPPDYTALAPRITPPPGGTYACANERTLNTLNSGAIATLQLRGITVLLTFLGNNDAAGWSNFPTAELAGNFVDQLAHVVSTYGLDGIDIDDEYSDRPPSPVMPLVTVTSMIKKAMPDKILSKALFQDLDAFQPVYNNMTLGETLTYGWEMSYGGDPASRLSPYTEFMKPATLALGFEAPSGLPVARTVEWLKEGGYAGAMVYAFEMDDDANLLGELIIKWCGPDAWCKSDQCADGTAPG encoded by the coding sequence ATGCCATGGACTAAAGCGGTCAATACAGCAGTAGCGGCAGATGCCTGGAATTGCCTGGTAAGCGTTATGCCAGACTGCACCCCCGAGCAAGCGCGCCGACACGCACTTCTTGACCCGACTATTGCTTACTTTTTTCACTGCCGCGAGCCGATGCTGGTCTCCAATCCCGCATGGCCGTCACCGCGACAATTGAATGCCGGTGATTGCGCCTTCTTCACCGGAACGCCTTCACCCGGCAGTGCGCCGCAGGCGGACGCTTACACCAAGACCGGGATGAGCATTGCCTACGTGAATCACCTTAGCCCGGAGAATCTGCTGAAAGTGCTGTGCTACGTCGACACTGACGGCAATGCCGCAGTGGATGTAGTCTGCATCTTCGCGGCAAACCTCAATGCGACGCTCCCTCCTGATTACACGGCGCTTGCGCCCCGCATCACGCCCCCGCCAGGCGGAACCTACGCCTGCGCCAACGAGCGAACGCTCAACACCTTGAATTCGGGTGCCATCGCGACCTTGCAACTGCGTGGAATCACAGTGCTGTTAACATTCCTGGGCAACAACGACGCCGCTGGCTGGAGCAATTTTCCCACTGCCGAACTGGCGGGTAACTTCGTCGATCAGCTGGCCCATGTGGTCAGCACCTACGGCCTGGATGGCATCGACATCGACGACGAATATTCCGATCGACCGCCGTCGCCGGTCATGCCGCTGGTAACGGTGACAAGCATGATCAAGAAGGCCATGCCCGACAAAATCCTGTCCAAGGCGCTGTTCCAAGACCTCGACGCGTTCCAGCCTGTTTATAACAACATGACGCTTGGAGAGACGCTCACCTACGGTTGGGAGATGAGCTACGGCGGCGATCCCGCCTCGCGTCTTAGTCCGTACACGGAATTCATGAAGCCGGCCACGTTGGCCCTGGGCTTCGAGGCGCCGTCGGGGTTGCCTGTCGCGCGTACCGTTGAGTGGCTCAAGGAGGGCGGGTACGCCGGCGCGATGGTCTATGCGTTCGAGATGGATGACGACGCGAATTTGCTCGGCGAGCTCATCATCAAATGGTGCGGACCCGACGCGTGGTGCAAGTCGGACCAGTGCGCCGATGGTACGGCGCCTGGCTGA
- a CDS encoding substrate-binding periplasmic protein, which translates to MRLSYLFLLPALALALRLAHGAETVQLATYYEYVPWFVPGQPSAGLNARLAGKLNSLSGGRYHFESVYIPRRRLDVLLQNGKVAIVVPWVHPRFFDDPGRTRYLWTGALMNDESLVVSPRAAPLEYNGPDSLRGKRFGAPSGHRFPDLDPLIAAGEITRVDVPQIKNALQMIVSNRRLDFTIVDRSTLDALRNDAFMDPALLHVASRPRTASYERGILVPLDQPELYRFLQGAVDALRREHNWLAPHKRLPDKRAVTADK; encoded by the coding sequence ATGCGGCTGAGCTATCTGTTTCTGTTGCCGGCGCTGGCGCTGGCGCTGCGCCTCGCGCATGGCGCTGAAACCGTGCAGCTGGCGACCTACTATGAATACGTGCCGTGGTTCGTGCCAGGCCAGCCTTCCGCCGGCCTCAACGCCCGGCTAGCTGGCAAGCTCAACAGCCTTTCCGGCGGGCGCTATCACTTTGAATCGGTCTATATTCCGCGCCGGCGGCTCGATGTGCTCTTGCAAAACGGAAAGGTCGCCATCGTCGTTCCCTGGGTGCATCCACGCTTTTTTGACGATCCCGGACGTACGCGCTATCTCTGGACCGGCGCCCTGATGAACGATGAATCGCTGGTGGTCTCGCCGCGCGCGGCGCCGCTGGAGTACAACGGGCCGGACTCCCTGCGCGGCAAGCGTTTCGGTGCCCCGAGCGGGCACCGCTTTCCCGACCTGGACCCGCTGATTGCGGCCGGCGAGATTACCCGCGTCGATGTGCCGCAAATCAAGAATGCGCTACAGATGATCGTCTCGAACCGGCGCCTGGACTTTACCATTGTCGACCGTTCCACCCTGGACGCGCTCAGGAATGATGCCTTCATGGACCCGGCGCTGCTGCATGTGGCGAGCCGGCCCAGGACGGCATCGTACGAGCGCGGCATCCTTGTGCCGCTCGATCAACCCGAGCTGTATCGCTTCCTGCAGGGCGCGGTCGATGCCTTAAGGCGCGAGCACAACTGGCTGGCGCCGCATAAGCGCTTGCCGGACAAGCGGGCTGTCACGGCCGACAAATAG
- a CDS encoding DOPA 4,5-dioxygenase family protein, with amino-acid sequence MDDLSAPYHAHIYYDDATRPQALALRQRLLDAKQSGSIAELFFVGELSDHAVGPHPLPEYEIHYSAAMLPAVIALLEASGLRALVHPLTDDDVADHTTLAHWIGEPLPLKLETLDPPGVNQGVARFGKSAF; translated from the coding sequence ATGGATGACCTCAGCGCCCCGTACCACGCCCACATTTACTACGACGACGCCACCCGCCCGCAGGCACTGGCCTTGCGCCAGCGTTTGCTCGACGCCAAACAGTCAGGTTCCATCGCCGAGCTGTTTTTTGTCGGTGAATTAAGCGACCACGCGGTCGGCCCGCACCCGCTGCCCGAATACGAGATCCACTACAGCGCCGCCATGCTGCCGGCGGTCATTGCGCTGCTTGAAGCGTCCGGCCTGCGCGCCCTGGTGCACCCGCTGACCGACGACGACGTGGCCGACCACACCACCCTGGCGCACTGGATCGGCGAGCCGCTGCCGCTCAAGCTGGAAACCTTGGACCCGCCCGGCGTGAACCAGGGCGTGGCGCGCTTCGGCAAGTCGGCCTTCTAG
- the pssA gene encoding CDP-diacylglycerol--serine O-phosphatidyltransferase, which yields MATFPRRRKPSVPKAKGGKLSRFSKIGRQRLDADGNPMRRRGIYLLPNAFTTAALFCGFYAIVMAMNQRFEHAGWAIFIAMILDGLDGRIARLTNTQSEFGAQYDSLADMVSFGAAPALVIYEWSLRGLGKFGWLAAFVYCAAAALRLARFNTNIEVVDKRFFQGLPSPAAAAMVAGFVLMMTDLGFSGAELPWISWGIALFAGLTMVTNVPFYSFKDVNFRKSVPFIVVFLIALALALVSIDPPKVLMPLFVIYGLSGYAVYAWRLAKGKPVSIVQTADEPVDPSERR from the coding sequence ATGGCCACCTTCCCACGCCGCAGAAAGCCCTCAGTCCCGAAAGCGAAGGGTGGCAAGTTGTCCCGCTTTAGCAAGATTGGCCGCCAGCGGCTCGATGCCGACGGCAACCCGATGCGGCGCCGTGGAATCTACCTCTTACCGAATGCCTTCACCACCGCCGCGCTGTTCTGCGGCTTTTACGCCATCGTCATGGCCATGAACCAGCGCTTCGAGCACGCCGGCTGGGCCATTTTCATCGCCATGATCCTCGATGGCCTCGACGGGCGCATCGCCCGCCTGACCAACACCCAATCCGAATTCGGCGCCCAGTACGACAGCCTGGCCGACATGGTGTCCTTCGGCGCCGCGCCGGCGCTGGTCATCTACGAATGGTCCCTGCGCGGCCTGGGCAAATTCGGCTGGCTGGCCGCCTTTGTCTACTGCGCCGCCGCGGCCTTGCGCCTGGCGCGCTTCAACACCAATATCGAAGTGGTCGACAAGCGCTTCTTCCAGGGCTTGCCCAGCCCGGCCGCCGCCGCCATGGTGGCCGGCTTCGTGCTGATGATGACCGACCTGGGGTTTTCCGGCGCCGAGCTGCCGTGGATCTCGTGGGGCATCGCGCTGTTCGCCGGCCTGACCATGGTCACCAACGTCCCGTTCTACAGCTTCAAGGACGTCAACTTCCGCAAATCGGTACCGTTCATCGTCGTGTTCCTGATCGCGCTGGCGCTGGCGCTGGTTTCGATCGACCCGCCAAAAGTGCTGATGCCGCTGTTTGTTATTTATGGTTTGTCCGGCTATGCCGTGTACGCGTGGCGCCTTGCCAAGGGCAAGCCAGTGAGCATCGTGCAGACCGCCGACGAACCTGTCGACCCGAGCGAACGCCGCTGA
- a CDS encoding carboxypeptidase-like regulatory domain-containing protein — protein MSSKNNVKEARAGSLEVTVHEAQTGAPVSNAMVSIYRHPSGVGSFDAPNWAPSPAMLEATALTGSAGDATVPNLAPGSYVVVYDHYPVTAPRCVQVDGGCRAVVCFQLALELRAELRYETVDCNANTCSVARVSDRVVAKICFSDNQSALKPHVRVTPAPEWSVRPDDPYEFTRVVQHAGPQQFEAVLGFARRSLPMAAGPGHIAVAAAAVPPAPGVTMDAAPPALIGIRQGFVAVERTPTPISGSIGVSMTRTETEPTDDLPLWTLIRNSTDAMSFTNYLNFMDALFCTPANRGAGFEAKNHLFEQLGRHRALPFTDSEAYRVLKVATEAFVMVNCGVLSQPAHFNPAADKAYLDRRDIPATHDLETTFNAHYLEETVDGTKVLPYLAIIRRKLPDVPMNILRGKEGEADMCFGIVQQKLASPCLLELIWSYWHEEGMLVQTMHAITQRFQNVRALGRDDPLANLEIDPLRPLNNLIWGYTQDEQHRLTVVRRNYEYDHHYGVRLDGKAVQHFRPADTRSKFLEAFHYLLRLCTSFYRQDDDTTVKADAFPVLNGLKEVHLILSQGAHNQFGDLPSTARIEMLMQQWMLARPEFREFLPTRVMVAYPEPWMDRVDAMKKLQGWSDTSVMHFRSLAMFGEQVLLSVRYGAWSDIYEPTQAFNWARFWRPQIQGYIHAYRAATGVDLTDDARDAKAEGTLPSILLRKRLDQQARMA, from the coding sequence ATGAGCAGCAAGAACAATGTGAAGGAAGCCCGCGCGGGGTCGCTCGAAGTGACCGTGCACGAGGCCCAGACCGGCGCGCCGGTGTCGAACGCGATGGTCAGCATCTACCGCCACCCGTCCGGCGTCGGCAGTTTCGATGCGCCAAACTGGGCGCCGTCGCCGGCCATGCTGGAGGCCACCGCCCTCACCGGCAGCGCCGGCGATGCCACCGTGCCTAATCTGGCGCCGGGCAGCTACGTGGTGGTGTACGACCATTATCCGGTCACGGCGCCGCGCTGCGTGCAGGTCGATGGCGGCTGCCGCGCCGTGGTCTGCTTCCAGCTGGCGCTGGAACTGCGCGCCGAACTCAGATACGAGACGGTCGACTGCAACGCCAACACCTGCAGCGTGGCGCGCGTGTCGGACCGGGTGGTGGCGAAGATCTGCTTCAGCGACAACCAGTCCGCTCTCAAGCCCCACGTGCGGGTCACGCCCGCCCCCGAATGGAGCGTGCGTCCGGATGATCCCTACGAGTTCACGCGCGTGGTGCAGCATGCCGGCCCGCAGCAGTTCGAGGCGGTGCTGGGGTTCGCGCGTCGCTCCCTCCCCATGGCTGCTGGCCCCGGCCACATCGCCGTGGCCGCCGCTGCCGTTCCGCCGGCGCCAGGCGTCACCATGGACGCGGCGCCGCCGGCCCTGATCGGCATCCGCCAGGGTTTCGTGGCCGTCGAGCGCACGCCGACGCCGATCTCGGGCAGCATCGGCGTGTCGATGACGCGCACCGAGACCGAACCGACCGACGACTTGCCGCTGTGGACCCTGATCCGCAACAGTACCGATGCGATGTCGTTTACGAATTACCTGAACTTCATGGATGCGCTGTTCTGCACCCCGGCCAACCGCGGTGCCGGCTTCGAGGCCAAGAACCATCTGTTCGAGCAGCTGGGCCGGCACCGCGCGCTGCCGTTCACCGATTCGGAAGCTTACCGCGTGCTGAAGGTCGCCACCGAAGCGTTCGTGATGGTCAACTGCGGGGTGCTCAGCCAGCCGGCGCATTTCAATCCGGCCGCTGACAAGGCTTACCTGGACCGGCGCGACATCCCCGCCACGCACGACCTGGAGACCACCTTCAACGCCCATTATCTCGAAGAGACGGTCGACGGCACCAAGGTGCTGCCGTACCTGGCGATCATCCGGCGCAAGCTGCCCGACGTGCCGATGAACATCCTGCGCGGGAAGGAGGGCGAGGCCGATATGTGCTTCGGCATCGTCCAGCAAAAGCTGGCCAGTCCCTGCCTGCTGGAGCTGATCTGGTCCTACTGGCACGAAGAGGGCATGCTGGTGCAGACCATGCACGCGATCACCCAGCGCTTCCAGAACGTGCGCGCGCTGGGCCGCGACGATCCGCTCGCGAACCTGGAAATCGATCCCCTGCGACCGCTGAATAACCTGATCTGGGGTTACACGCAGGACGAACAGCATCGCCTCACCGTGGTACGGCGCAATTACGAGTACGACCACCATTACGGCGTGCGGCTCGACGGCAAGGCGGTCCAGCATTTCCGCCCGGCCGACACGCGCTCGAAATTCCTGGAAGCGTTCCACTACCTGCTGCGCCTGTGCACCTCGTTCTATCGCCAGGACGACGACACCACCGTCAAGGCGGACGCCTTCCCGGTCTTGAATGGCCTCAAGGAAGTGCACCTGATCCTGTCGCAGGGCGCGCACAACCAGTTCGGCGACCTGCCGTCGACGGCGCGCATCGAAATGCTGATGCAGCAGTGGATGCTGGCGCGGCCCGAGTTCCGCGAGTTCCTCCCGACCCGCGTCATGGTCGCCTATCCGGAACCGTGGATGGACCGGGTCGACGCCATGAAGAAGCTGCAGGGATGGTCCGACACCAGCGTGATGCACTTCCGCAGCCTGGCCATGTTCGGCGAACAGGTGCTGCTGTCGGTGCGCTACGGCGCCTGGAGCGATATCTACGAGCCGACCCAGGCCTTCAACTGGGCGCGCTTCTGGCGTCCGCAAATCCAGGGCTATATCCACGCCTACCGCGCCGCCACCGGGGTCGACCTGACGGACGACGCGCGCGACGCCAAGGCGGAAGGCACCTTGCCCTCGATCCTGCTGCGCAAGCGCCTGGACCAGCAAGCGCGGATGGCCTGA